One genomic region from Mastacembelus armatus chromosome 21, fMasArm1.2, whole genome shotgun sequence encodes:
- the arsh gene encoding arylsulfatase D isoform X1 — MRSALLAPLLSLLLAVGGDVTREELHRKPNFVLMMVDDLGIGDVGCYGNDTIRTPNIDRLASEGVKLTQHIAAAPLCTPSRTAFMTGRYAFRSGMSSSGRVQVLLFLGGSGGLPPSETTFAKRLQQHGYTTGLVGKWHLGVNCEHRGDHCHHPNQHGFSYFYGLPFTLFNDCVPGEGSDILIDLQHTLRNLTIMLGVGLFTLVFVRVCGLFDVNLWMLVALFFLSILATAMWYVPFKLLPTWNCIIMRNQEVIEQPMTVETLPQRLLGEAQNFIKRNADHPFLLFFSLAHVHTPLFKTSAFRGKSQHGHYGDNLEEVDWIIGKMTETVDSLGLANNTLMYFTSDHGGHLEDADSLIGQKGGWNGIYKGGKAMGGWEGGIRVPGIFRWPGRLAAGRVVDEPTSLMDLYPTLKYLAKDTQLDRQVDGYNLMPLLEGKVERSEHEFMFHYCGIYLNAVRWHPPGSDSVFKVHFFTPNFSPPGAGGCYNTKICLCHGEHVTHHNPPLLYDLYHDPSESRALTPDSEPRYAEILEQTAKAVARHQSTLLSKQASDDTHSHPGTDACGVQSQMTWEKILWRPWLQPCCGTFPFCGCKEDMTPNTPDTVPT; from the exons GTCAGCCCTGTTGGcacctcttctctctctgctcctggCAGTAGGAGGGGATGTCACCAGGGAGGAGTTACACCGGAAGCCCAACTTTGTTCTGATGATGGTGGACGACCTGGGCATAGGTGATGTAGGTTGCTATGGTAATGACACAATCAG GACTCCGAACATAGACAGACTGGCTTCTGAAGGGGTGAAGCTCACTCAGCACATTGCAGCTGCTCCTCTCTGCACTCCGAGCCGGACTGCCTTTATGACGGGGCGCTATGCTTTCCGTTCAG GAATGAGTAGCTCAGGCCGCGTCCAGGTGCTTCTATTCCTTGGAGGTTCGGGGGGGCTGCCACCCAGTGAGACCACCTTTGCCAAGAGGCTACAGCAGCATGGATACACCACTGGGCTAGTGG GAAAGTGGCACTTGGGTGTGAACTGTGAACACAGAGGGGATCATTGTCACCACCCAAACCAACATGGCTTCAGCTACTTCTACGGCCTGCCATTTACCCTGTTCAATGACTGTGTGCCCGGAGAGGGGAGTGATATCCTGATAGACCTCCAGCACACACTTAGAAATCTGACCATTATGCTTGGAGTTGGTCTTTTCACACTA GTGTTTGTCCGTGTGTGTGGCCTTTTTGATGTAAACCTGTGGATGCTGGTAGCACTTTTCTTTCTCAGTATCCTAGCAACTGCCATGTGGTATGTGCCCTTCAAACTCCTGCCGACCTGGAACTGCATTATCATGAGGAACCAAGAAGTGATCGAGCAGCCAATGACGGTGGAGACACTGCCCCAAAGGTTGCTGGGAGAAGCACAGAATTTTATAAAAAG GAACGCTGATCATCcgttccttctcttcttctcatTGGCCCACGTCCACACACCACTCTTCAAAACCTCTGCCTTTaggggcaaaagtcagcatgGTCACTACGGTGATAACCTAGAAGAAGTGGACTGGATCATTG GTAAAATGACGGAAACGGTGGATTCCCTCGGCCTAGCCAACAATACACTCATGTACTTCACATCAGACCACGGAGGACACCTAGAGGATGCTGACTCACTAATCGGCCAAAAAGGAGGTTGGAATGGAATCTATAAAG GTGGGAAGGCTATGGGGGGCTGGGAAGGGGGGATAAGGGTCCCTGGTATTTTCCGCTGGCCTGGCAGATTGGCAGCTGGGAGAGTCGTGGATGAGCCCACTAGTCTCATGGACCTGTACCCTACACTGAAGTATTTAGCCAAGGACACACAACTAGACAG ACAGGTAGATGGTTATAACCTCATGCCACTGTTGGAGGGGAAAGTAGAACGATCAGAGCATGAATTCATGTTCCACTACTGTGGCATTTACCTGAATGCAGTTCGCTGGCATCCACCTGGCA GTGACTCTGTCTTCAAGGTGCATTTTTTCACTCCCAACTTCTCTCCACCGGGAGCTGGAGGATGCTACAACACTAAGATCTGTCTGTGCCATGGAGAACATGTGACGCACCACAATCCACCGCTGCTGTATGACCTTTACCACGACCCCTCAGAGTCACGCGCACTGACCCCTGATTCCGAGCCACGATATGCTGAAATTCTTGAGCAGACTGCCAAGGCTGTGGCGAGGCACCAAAGTACCCTCTTAAGCAAACAGGCATCCGACGATACTCATTCACACCCCGGTACAGATGCATGCGGTGTTCAAAGCCAGATGACCTGGGAGAAGATtctgtggagaccctggcttCAGCCCTGCTGTGGGACTTTTCCTTTCTGTGGCTGTAAAGAGGACATGACACCAAATACACCAGACACTGTTCCAACTTGA
- the arsh gene encoding arylsulfatase D isoform X2: MMVDDLGIGDVGCYGNDTIRTPNIDRLASEGVKLTQHIAAAPLCTPSRTAFMTGRYAFRSGMSSSGRVQVLLFLGGSGGLPPSETTFAKRLQQHGYTTGLVGKWHLGVNCEHRGDHCHHPNQHGFSYFYGLPFTLFNDCVPGEGSDILIDLQHTLRNLTIMLGVGLFTLVFVRVCGLFDVNLWMLVALFFLSILATAMWYVPFKLLPTWNCIIMRNQEVIEQPMTVETLPQRLLGEAQNFIKRNADHPFLLFFSLAHVHTPLFKTSAFRGKSQHGHYGDNLEEVDWIIGKMTETVDSLGLANNTLMYFTSDHGGHLEDADSLIGQKGGWNGIYKGGKAMGGWEGGIRVPGIFRWPGRLAAGRVVDEPTSLMDLYPTLKYLAKDTQLDRQVDGYNLMPLLEGKVERSEHEFMFHYCGIYLNAVRWHPPGSDSVFKVHFFTPNFSPPGAGGCYNTKICLCHGEHVTHHNPPLLYDLYHDPSESRALTPDSEPRYAEILEQTAKAVARHQSTLLSKQASDDTHSHPGTDACGVQSQMTWEKILWRPWLQPCCGTFPFCGCKEDMTPNTPDTVPT; the protein is encoded by the exons ATGATGGTGGACGACCTGGGCATAGGTGATGTAGGTTGCTATGGTAATGACACAATCAG GACTCCGAACATAGACAGACTGGCTTCTGAAGGGGTGAAGCTCACTCAGCACATTGCAGCTGCTCCTCTCTGCACTCCGAGCCGGACTGCCTTTATGACGGGGCGCTATGCTTTCCGTTCAG GAATGAGTAGCTCAGGCCGCGTCCAGGTGCTTCTATTCCTTGGAGGTTCGGGGGGGCTGCCACCCAGTGAGACCACCTTTGCCAAGAGGCTACAGCAGCATGGATACACCACTGGGCTAGTGG GAAAGTGGCACTTGGGTGTGAACTGTGAACACAGAGGGGATCATTGTCACCACCCAAACCAACATGGCTTCAGCTACTTCTACGGCCTGCCATTTACCCTGTTCAATGACTGTGTGCCCGGAGAGGGGAGTGATATCCTGATAGACCTCCAGCACACACTTAGAAATCTGACCATTATGCTTGGAGTTGGTCTTTTCACACTA GTGTTTGTCCGTGTGTGTGGCCTTTTTGATGTAAACCTGTGGATGCTGGTAGCACTTTTCTTTCTCAGTATCCTAGCAACTGCCATGTGGTATGTGCCCTTCAAACTCCTGCCGACCTGGAACTGCATTATCATGAGGAACCAAGAAGTGATCGAGCAGCCAATGACGGTGGAGACACTGCCCCAAAGGTTGCTGGGAGAAGCACAGAATTTTATAAAAAG GAACGCTGATCATCcgttccttctcttcttctcatTGGCCCACGTCCACACACCACTCTTCAAAACCTCTGCCTTTaggggcaaaagtcagcatgGTCACTACGGTGATAACCTAGAAGAAGTGGACTGGATCATTG GTAAAATGACGGAAACGGTGGATTCCCTCGGCCTAGCCAACAATACACTCATGTACTTCACATCAGACCACGGAGGACACCTAGAGGATGCTGACTCACTAATCGGCCAAAAAGGAGGTTGGAATGGAATCTATAAAG GTGGGAAGGCTATGGGGGGCTGGGAAGGGGGGATAAGGGTCCCTGGTATTTTCCGCTGGCCTGGCAGATTGGCAGCTGGGAGAGTCGTGGATGAGCCCACTAGTCTCATGGACCTGTACCCTACACTGAAGTATTTAGCCAAGGACACACAACTAGACAG ACAGGTAGATGGTTATAACCTCATGCCACTGTTGGAGGGGAAAGTAGAACGATCAGAGCATGAATTCATGTTCCACTACTGTGGCATTTACCTGAATGCAGTTCGCTGGCATCCACCTGGCA GTGACTCTGTCTTCAAGGTGCATTTTTTCACTCCCAACTTCTCTCCACCGGGAGCTGGAGGATGCTACAACACTAAGATCTGTCTGTGCCATGGAGAACATGTGACGCACCACAATCCACCGCTGCTGTATGACCTTTACCACGACCCCTCAGAGTCACGCGCACTGACCCCTGATTCCGAGCCACGATATGCTGAAATTCTTGAGCAGACTGCCAAGGCTGTGGCGAGGCACCAAAGTACCCTCTTAAGCAAACAGGCATCCGACGATACTCATTCACACCCCGGTACAGATGCATGCGGTGTTCAAAGCCAGATGACCTGGGAGAAGATtctgtggagaccctggcttCAGCCCTGCTGTGGGACTTTTCCTTTCTGTGGCTGTAAAGAGGACATGACACCAAATACACCAGACACTGTTCCAACTTGA
- the arsh gene encoding arylsulfatase D isoform X3: protein MTGRYAFRSGMSSSGRVQVLLFLGGSGGLPPSETTFAKRLQQHGYTTGLVGKWHLGVNCEHRGDHCHHPNQHGFSYFYGLPFTLFNDCVPGEGSDILIDLQHTLRNLTIMLGVGLFTLVFVRVCGLFDVNLWMLVALFFLSILATAMWYVPFKLLPTWNCIIMRNQEVIEQPMTVETLPQRLLGEAQNFIKRNADHPFLLFFSLAHVHTPLFKTSAFRGKSQHGHYGDNLEEVDWIIGKMTETVDSLGLANNTLMYFTSDHGGHLEDADSLIGQKGGWNGIYKGGKAMGGWEGGIRVPGIFRWPGRLAAGRVVDEPTSLMDLYPTLKYLAKDTQLDRQVDGYNLMPLLEGKVERSEHEFMFHYCGIYLNAVRWHPPGSDSVFKVHFFTPNFSPPGAGGCYNTKICLCHGEHVTHHNPPLLYDLYHDPSESRALTPDSEPRYAEILEQTAKAVARHQSTLLSKQASDDTHSHPGTDACGVQSQMTWEKILWRPWLQPCCGTFPFCGCKEDMTPNTPDTVPT from the exons ATGACGGGGCGCTATGCTTTCCGTTCAG GAATGAGTAGCTCAGGCCGCGTCCAGGTGCTTCTATTCCTTGGAGGTTCGGGGGGGCTGCCACCCAGTGAGACCACCTTTGCCAAGAGGCTACAGCAGCATGGATACACCACTGGGCTAGTGG GAAAGTGGCACTTGGGTGTGAACTGTGAACACAGAGGGGATCATTGTCACCACCCAAACCAACATGGCTTCAGCTACTTCTACGGCCTGCCATTTACCCTGTTCAATGACTGTGTGCCCGGAGAGGGGAGTGATATCCTGATAGACCTCCAGCACACACTTAGAAATCTGACCATTATGCTTGGAGTTGGTCTTTTCACACTA GTGTTTGTCCGTGTGTGTGGCCTTTTTGATGTAAACCTGTGGATGCTGGTAGCACTTTTCTTTCTCAGTATCCTAGCAACTGCCATGTGGTATGTGCCCTTCAAACTCCTGCCGACCTGGAACTGCATTATCATGAGGAACCAAGAAGTGATCGAGCAGCCAATGACGGTGGAGACACTGCCCCAAAGGTTGCTGGGAGAAGCACAGAATTTTATAAAAAG GAACGCTGATCATCcgttccttctcttcttctcatTGGCCCACGTCCACACACCACTCTTCAAAACCTCTGCCTTTaggggcaaaagtcagcatgGTCACTACGGTGATAACCTAGAAGAAGTGGACTGGATCATTG GTAAAATGACGGAAACGGTGGATTCCCTCGGCCTAGCCAACAATACACTCATGTACTTCACATCAGACCACGGAGGACACCTAGAGGATGCTGACTCACTAATCGGCCAAAAAGGAGGTTGGAATGGAATCTATAAAG GTGGGAAGGCTATGGGGGGCTGGGAAGGGGGGATAAGGGTCCCTGGTATTTTCCGCTGGCCTGGCAGATTGGCAGCTGGGAGAGTCGTGGATGAGCCCACTAGTCTCATGGACCTGTACCCTACACTGAAGTATTTAGCCAAGGACACACAACTAGACAG ACAGGTAGATGGTTATAACCTCATGCCACTGTTGGAGGGGAAAGTAGAACGATCAGAGCATGAATTCATGTTCCACTACTGTGGCATTTACCTGAATGCAGTTCGCTGGCATCCACCTGGCA GTGACTCTGTCTTCAAGGTGCATTTTTTCACTCCCAACTTCTCTCCACCGGGAGCTGGAGGATGCTACAACACTAAGATCTGTCTGTGCCATGGAGAACATGTGACGCACCACAATCCACCGCTGCTGTATGACCTTTACCACGACCCCTCAGAGTCACGCGCACTGACCCCTGATTCCGAGCCACGATATGCTGAAATTCTTGAGCAGACTGCCAAGGCTGTGGCGAGGCACCAAAGTACCCTCTTAAGCAAACAGGCATCCGACGATACTCATTCACACCCCGGTACAGATGCATGCGGTGTTCAAAGCCAGATGACCTGGGAGAAGATtctgtggagaccctggcttCAGCCCTGCTGTGGGACTTTTCCTTTCTGTGGCTGTAAAGAGGACATGACACCAAATACACCAGACACTGTTCCAACTTGA